In Candidatus Nitrosarchaeum limnium SFB1, the following proteins share a genomic window:
- a CDS encoding hypothetical protein (hypothetical protein Nmar_0380): MSLGILLVTVGGSWDITNHVLNKPESFASVPHGVMYSGVALALIGTVVSFLIWHKIEDKKSLKISLKLGVIGIVVLISAGPIDFLWHSNFGLDGLLSPPHMSLIIGMILTSIGGMVGLVRYHILSQSKSSKFLIVIGLLPIWLASSGLISSLSLPFSNTDFFNFNPEPVTAMIVATLCYPFLISLILISSSRLSKNKFGIISLIGGLFLAIYGSTAILPNFTMSDTVLFYSTNLIPLIASDYVISKLNYKHAKYIGAGILGSTFYMFYYPYIMYTYNEVLLGKLVSPSLIYSIYFELIVQVFFITLIPAVLAAFAGCYFSKRVCEKIEV, encoded by the coding sequence ATGAGTTTAGGTATTTTGCTTGTAACTGTTGGAGGAAGCTGGGATATTACAAATCATGTGTTAAACAAACCTGAATCATTTGCATCTGTACCTCACGGAGTAATGTATTCCGGAGTTGCACTAGCTTTAATTGGAACTGTCGTGTCGTTTTTAATCTGGCACAAAATTGAAGACAAAAAATCTTTGAAAATTTCACTAAAGTTGGGAGTAATTGGTATTGTTGTATTGATTAGCGCAGGACCAATTGATTTTCTCTGGCATTCTAACTTTGGATTAGATGGATTACTCAGTCCACCACATATGTCTTTGATTATTGGAATGATCTTAACTAGTATTGGTGGAATGGTTGGCCTTGTAAGGTATCATATTTTATCTCAGTCGAAATCTTCAAAATTTCTAATTGTAATTGGATTGTTGCCTATATGGCTTGCAAGTTCTGGACTGATTTCATCTTTGTCTCTACCTTTTTCCAATACTGATTTTTTTAATTTTAATCCAGAACCCGTTACTGCAATGATTGTTGCCACCTTATGTTATCCATTTTTGATCTCTTTGATTTTGATCAGCTCCTCTAGATTATCTAAAAACAAATTTGGAATTATTTCTCTAATCGGAGGATTGTTTTTGGCAATCTATGGTTCTACTGCCATTCTACCAAATTTCACAATGAGTGATACTGTCTTATTTTATTCTACCAACTTGATTCCTTTGATTGCATCTGATTATGTCATTTCAAAATTAAACTACAAACATGCAAAATACATTGGTGCTGGAATCTTGGGCTCTACATTTTACATGTTTTACTATCCGTACATCATGTACACGTATAACGAAGTTTTATTGGGAAAACTGGTCTCACCTAGCTTGATTTACAGTATTTATTTTGAATTAATTGTACAAGTGTTCTTTATCACTTTGATTCCTGCAGTTCTTGCAGCATTTGCTGGATGTTATTTTTCAAAACGTGTCTGTGAGAAAATTGAGGTATAG